In Drosophila miranda strain MSH22 chromosome XR, D.miranda_PacBio2.1, whole genome shotgun sequence, the genomic window CCAGGCAGAAGGCTCCATGCTTGGCATAGGCTGCTCCACTCTTACCGGGAATGGCCGCCTCTCCACGCTCCACGTCCGGCATAAAGTTGGCCGTATAAAACTGAACGCCTGGCTGATTGCTGACCACCTCCAGCCAGCGTCCACTGGGTGGATGCGTTGCTCTGGCCACTTTAGAGAAGGGCTGTGGCGGATCAAACTCCACACAGAAATTATCATCATAGCCGCGGGCCGGTTGCAGCTGCTTGAGGCGCTCCCCGAGATTGTTGGGCACGCGCAGATCGAAAAAAGTTCCGTCCACCAGTGTGATCTTACCGGTGGGTATGGAGTCCTTGTCCGTTTCGGTGATGCCATAGGCATTGATCTCGATGGTGTGCTCGTAGAGACCGTTGGCACCCGCCTTGTGGCCAGCCAGGTTGAAGTACGAGTGGTTTGTGAGATTCACGGGCGTGGGCTTGTCACTCTCCGCCATCATCCGGACATGCAGGCAGTTGTCCTCACTGAGGGTAAAGTTCACTGTGGCCGTGACCTTGCCCGGATAACCTTCATGGCCATCGGGATTGGTGTGCGATAGTGTGACGCCGTCTTGACGCACCGAAACCACATCCCAGTGGGCCTTGTCAAAGCCCACGAATCCGCCATGCAACTGGAATTTGTTATCCCGGTTCTTGGACACCTCCACCACCTCGCCATCCAGCCTGAAGCGTCCGTTAGCCACACGATTGCACACACGTCCAATGGTGGCCCCAAAGTAGGGATTCTTTTCGCTCTGATAGCCCTCCAAGTCGTCAAATCCGAGCGTGACGTCGTCCAGCTGGCCGCGGGCATCCTCCGTCTTGATGCTGGTGATGGTGGCGCCCAGGGTGATCACCTGGACCGACATGCGACCGCCATTGCATAGCGTAAAGCGCCGAATGGGTTCCGTTTGCTTGGTAAATGGATTGACTGCTCCAGTAGCAAAAACATCCTCGGTGACGTGAACCATTTCGATCTCGATGCAGCTACAAAATGAACTTGAGCGCCGAGTGCGCTGGCATTTTTATCTGCCCTACTCAACGCCGTAGAGGTTAATCACCACTTAATATTATTTACGTGTGTGTAAGTATTCACACTCTAAATTATCGCAAAACAGCCGCAACCAacaatatataaaaaaatataacaaaCATATGAAAATTGTGTCTTATCAGAAACAGGGTTGGAGAGGCCTTCGATAAGAGCGATGCACTTTAGCGAAATacttatatttatatatattgtatgcGCAGCTTACCCAACAGGTGGTTCCTTGCTCACTATTTTACAGGAAATTATATTGGATTGGATTTACAAACAGCACTATTTTTCGCGGTTCAACGCAAGTTGCACATGTTTAATGTTTTGAAAATGAggcggtatatttcggtatatttatgAACTCAAACACCTTgcatatttttatatattttatagcATTTTTGCGGATTTACTAGCATTGCTAGcagtatttatatttatactTCTTATAGTGTAGTATTTTTGAATACTTTTTAGTATTTTCCAACAAACGTTCACGTTTCCCTACAGGTGAGAGATGTAGTTAATATGTAGCCAATGTGTAGTTAGCgtgtagttaccatgtaaAACAAATAATTTTGCGGAAATTATCGTTGTTCTTTTCTGTCTATAccttattttataaacaatcCAATTCAGATGAGTACTTCAAGTCGCCATTCTTGTATAAAATTGTTTACACTGTCGGATAAAAATATATGTTCATTGCTGAGGTTCTTAGCTAACTTCTAACTTTCAACCGAATATCCAAATCGAGAAATATGATGGAATATGAGTGCAAATAgttcatcggtatatttcggtatatttttaggggtcagaccgtatattGTATCGATAGATCCGCGGTCGACTGGTTGTTTATTAACATTTTTAAATGTTTATTTAGCAAATAGAAAGCTAACCGGTAGGAATTCCTAATCACTATTTCATCCGTTCGGCAGCGAGTGTAGAGAAAAAGGCATTTTAGAGTCCGTACCCATAGCTGGCATACAC contains:
- the LOC108151940 gene encoding aldose 1-epimerase, whose translation is MVHVTEDVFATGAVNPFTKQTEPIRRFTLCNGGRMSVQVITLGATITSIKTEDARGQLDDVTLGFDDLEGYQSEKNPYFGATIGRVCNRVANGRFRLDGEVVEVSKNRDNKFQLHGGFVGFDKAHWDVVSVRQDGVTLSHTNPDGHEGYPGKVTATVNFTLSEDNCLHVRMMAESDKPTPVNLTNHSYFNLAGHKAGANGLYEHTIEINAYGITETDKDSIPTGKITLVDGTFFDLRVPNNLGERLKQLQPARGYDDNFCVEFDPPQPFSKVARATHPPSGRWLEVVSNQPGVQFYTANFMPDVERGEAAIPGKSGAAYAKHGAFCLETQKFPDSVNHSNFPSTTLRPGGTYNHEVIYKFGVSQ